The Girardinichthys multiradiatus isolate DD_20200921_A chromosome 7, DD_fGirMul_XY1, whole genome shotgun sequence region TGTAATCTCACATCTTTATTGTCAGCGGACTACCATCGACATGGATTTCCTATACATGCAACAAAACAATCATATTTGTTTTCActtattttgtatttcatacAACTCGGAAATGTTTCTAATAAATTAATCAATACTACAAAAATAACTGATTattatctttttatattttccttaatttcttttaatagtcacaaatttctttaaatcacTAACAGCACTGACATTTTACCAACAACTTTTCAATCAAGACCAGGCTTCACAAAAAGGCCCCCACTTCCTTTCTTGTTGTTCCCAGGTACTGATAGTGGAGTCCTATGAGAACCTGGGTGTTCccctgaaaaataaactgaattggagTCCAAACACTTGTGCTCTTTATAGGAAGGGTCAGAGCAGACTCTACCTGCTAACGAGACTGAAATCTTTTGGAGTGCAGATGATGCTCCTGAAGACCCTTGATTCTGTGGTGGCATCAGCCATCTTCTTTGGTGTAGTATGATGGAGCAGCATCTTACCTGCAGCTGAGAGGAAGCGGTTTGTTAAGCTCATCAGGAAGGCCAGCTGTGTCTTAGGAATCCCCCTGAATACAGTGCTTGGGGTGGGAGATAAAATCACGTAAGAAAAAATACCATCACTGCTAGACAATGTTGCCCACGCCATACATGAAGCTATTGCTGAACTAGAGAGCTCCTTTAGTGAAAGATTGCTGGACCCTAAGTGCACAAAGGAGTGTTAATGCAGATCTTTCTTCTCAGTAGTTTTTACATTAATGCCGATATTGCATAGTTTTTATCTGCTCAATTCGTGTTTACATTGATGCTGTCACTAGTGTCAACTGACTATGCTGCACActtaatttaattaatctggGTATGCCATTTTGATAACCGCACAGTATTTAtgctggtttttttttctcctctcctgTAAAGCCTATTCTAACTTTTTGTGACTCCTGTTTTTCTGAATCGGTTCTTATAGCTTTTAGTGAAGTAACTTTTTTCCATAGTTTTAGTGATGTGTGAATATGTTTGCTTTCACTGCCTTTTGCTTTGTCACACACCTAAACTTctccactgtgggacaataaagggtTTCTATTATCCTCAACATTGCATCCATCAAAATCATCATTCCTAATCATCACTCGTATGTTTCTTGGAAAATGCAAAcaacatattattttttttattgtgaaaggtACTTTAGAGACTCTTAATGAAAGTGATTACAGAAGCCTTTCATTTTAACATCAAGGTTTTCTTTTGTAtagtattttattataattctgGTAAAACATGGGTTTCTGAAAAAATATTACTGTCAAACTTATGCTTATCTTGTAGAAAATCCCAAAAATTAGGTGTCGGCATTAAACTATTGTTTTGACATCACTTCTCTTACCTAACTTGTAAGACGTTTTTTTATTACCTTCAAGAGAAGCAGTGGCATCAATTATCTTTTTGTAGATGACCTGAATGTTTGCCTTTTCAGGAGTTCCTTTCAGTTTAATGCACACTTTACAATCTCATGTCCATGAGGACTGTATTCTTACACACAGATGCAATCCATGTATGCAAATCCATGTCGATGGTTGTCTGCTGACAATAAAAATGCGAGGTCATGCAGTGCCTCTATGTCTGATATTTACTATTaacaagacaaagaaagaaaaccatgCAGTAAGTGAcaatgattttatcattttattatgttttctgtgtgttGTTCTGTCATTTCTGCATGCCAGCGCAAAGATTAAGGATTCTTCTCAAAAACTACTCAGTTAATCAATAACTGTTTATCTGAATTTAAAGTAACTAATTTTTGCTGCAGTACACAGCAAAAATTAGAGCTTGTTACTGTTCTAAGCTGCATGCCCTAAATCCAACAAAGGGGGGATATTTGCTGGAAAACGAGGGCAATTGTGTGTGATTTATATAAAGTTGGACAATGTTTTTACCAAATGTATCATGTTTCAATGGACACCAttagtttaaatgtaaaaatatgttaGACATTACATCGCTTAAAGTTAAGTCTGCTGGCATGATAAATGCATCTTCCTGTGAacagttatttatttcattgtagTAAAGCAGGTTTAAAGCACATGAATTTGtgatttaaaagaaatccaCACTTACATAAATGGAaatgttaaacattaaaatttattttaattatgctcTCTCCACAAAGCACATTTGTTTTAACATCAGGTGTGTGTCCCCCATCAATAAAGGATAGAACACCTTTTCATTTAGTGCTTTGGTTTAGTTATAGTTCAGATCAATATGGATTCTATGCAGAAGATAAAGCAggataattcagtttatttgtttaacATAATAACCAACTTATATATTTCACCTGTTCTTTACTGAATTAGTGTTCAGATCTTTCTAGATGGAGTTTAAAGAATAAGCAGATAAAGGCAATAGATGGATGAACCTTGATACATTAGCAAGAGTGcagtaataaaacaaacaaaagtgtgCAGGTGACTTTTTATACTGATTTCAACAATGCAGACCACAATAATATCACTTATATTTTTAGCAATAAGCTAAACAAAAGAGtaacaaatgaaacaaatgaGACAAGCAgagctattttttttattttagtcaaaGTTTTCCAATAGGCTGCTGATAATTCAAACAGGAGATAAGAAACTATTAATGCTTCAACATTTTATAAACAGGAAAGAAAACCACCAAGTTTATCATGTTCTATCTgcatattaaaataattaaaggaaAGGTAATAATTTGTACCGAATTGTCCTCCAACAAGGCATGCGGTTAAAACCTCCAGAAACTGCTAGGACGAGGAGGATCCTGCTTTTTAAGCACCAGAAAGGTGCAACATTAATATGTTGTGCTGGAAACTGAAAAGGGTGGAATCAGTGTAAGAGGCTGGAAACTCAGCCTTAAGAGAAAACGTTACATTTACTCAATTTCCAGGAATCTAAATTAGGTTTTAAGCTTGTTAATCTTTGTGGAAAATCTatatactgaaactgaaacagtttgtgtgtttattaCTGAGTAACAAAAGAGGTGAAGCATTCTCTGTATCAGGAAATGACAGGGAGAAGTACTAAAGAAAAGTACTGAGAGTAATAATACACTTTAAGAGAACTGCTACAATCTTCATCAGTAATATTATTAACTAAAGAACCAACTATGGTCAGAGCCCTGATTTAAGCCAAAATGCATACAGGTGTTTCAGTAAGGGACCAGTATAATAGGATCAATATGGTTAAAACatggaataataataattataacaataacatattaataataacattttactttctgttggcccctccttgaaccaccaccttaacgtggtggaggggtttgagtgctcaaatgatcctagaggctatgttgtctggggcctaaatgcccctggtagggtctcccatggcaaacagtgatgggtcagacaaagagtggttcaagaatccctcatgaagaaaagaatatcgaggcacgtgacgtcgcccggtacggcagagccggggtcccaccctgtagccaggcctggggtcgggactcgtcggagagcgcctggtggccgggttgctcctcgcgggacccggccgggccaagcccgaacgagagacgcgaggccatcccccagtgggcccaccacctgcagggggaaccttgagggaccggtgcaaagaggattgggtggcggacgaaggtggagacctcagcggcccgatccccggatgcttaggctggctctagggacatggaatgtcacctcgctgggggggaaggagcctgagcttgtgcgggaggtcgagagatatcgactagaaatagtcgggcttgcctccacgcaaagcatgggctctggaacccatctccttgagaggggttggactctgttctactctggagtggcccacggggagaggcggcgggctggtgtgggtttgcttgttgccccccagctcagccgtctcgtgttggggtttaccccagtggatgagagggtcgtatccctgcgccttcgggttggggagaggtctctgactatcatttcagcctacgggccgagtggcagtgcggagtacccggccttcttggcgtccctgtcgggggtgctggatagtgcccctcccggggactccattattctgctgggggacttcaacgcccacgtggggaaagacagtgacacctggagaggcgtggtcgggaggaatggcctccccgatctgaatccgagtggtgttttgttactggacttttgtgctagtcacggattgtccataacaaacaccatgttcaaacataaaggtgtccatcagtggacttggcaccaggacaccctaggcaggaggtcgatgatcgactttgttgtcgtatcatcagatcttcggccgcatgttttggacactcgggtgaagagaggggctgagctgtccaccgatcatcacctggtggtgagttggatccgctggaggaggagaaagccagtcagacttggcaggcccaagcgcatagtgagggtctgctgggaacgtctggcggagccctcggccagggatgtattcaactcccacctccgggagagcttcgaccagatcccgggggatgttggagacatagagtccgagtggaccatgttctctgcatctattgttgatgctgctgcccgtagctgtggccgtaaggtctgcggtgcctgtcgcgacggcaatcccagaacccggtggtggacaccggcagtaagggatgctgttaagctgaagaaggagtcctatcggctgtggttggcttgtgggactcctgaggtgtctgacgggtaccgtgaggccaagcgtgctgcggcccgggctgtggcagaggcaaaaacacgggcctgggaggagttcggtgaggccatggagaaggactaccggttggcctcgaagcgattctggcaaaccgtccgtcgcctcaggagggggaagcagtgcttcgccaacactgtttatagtgggggcgggagactgctgacctcgactgaggacattatcgggcggtggaaggagtacttcgaggatctcctcaatcctgccatcacgcattccgtggtggaaacagaggctggggactcggggttggactctttcatcacccaggctgaagtcaccgaggtggttaaaaagctccgcggtggcaaggcttcgggggtggatgagatccgccctgagtacctcaagtctctggatgttgtagggctgtcatggttgacacgtctcttcaacattgcgtggcggtcggggacagtgcctctggactggcagactgggatggtggtcccccttcataagaagggggaccggagggtatgctaatattttgagaaggacctgtataaagccaatacaacatttgtttaataaagTCCACCTAACATACCTAGCTTGGCCAGTTCTATCAGGTGGGTTCTGCAGCTTGAACCGAGATTGTGGGGGATGAAGAGGTTTTTGCAGTTTGGCAGCAATATTCTGCAGAATAGATACATTTGTTTAATATGCTTGATATGCttgtaacaaaaactaaacgcAGTTTTAGTGACCAAAACTTTATACCTAACAAACAAAATTCCAATCTAGCAGAAATAGAATTAtataaactgtgaaaaacaatataGATCGAGACaatctccagacctaaatccaatagaaacCTGATGCGAACTGAGGGAAGAGAGCATACTAGAGGAACaatgcaaagaggaatggtcaaaggtctctctctgtatgctccaacATGAAATAGAAGAGGACTGTGCTATGCGTAAAAGGGGTGTACAAAAATATAACAGAAGGCATTCTGATAAGTGTGGCACAGGTATGTTAAAGGTATTTTTGTTTCTAACATAGGACTTTTTCCACCTGAATAAGAGCAgtcaaattaaaggtttgactttttaaaactaaatgtgtgaaaatatatatactactgcaataaaagatacaCATTTAGAttgtaaataaatgtggaaGTGCAATATAGTGAAAATACAAACTGCACATAGTAGAAATGCAGCTGAGTTTCAACCAAAACACATTTCTAGAGTGAAACAATAGTTCTAATTATTGAAGCAGCATGCCTTTCATTCCAaaccagttaaaaaaaacaacataaatatagCAACAGAGATGTCAAACAAACCATAGATCTACCTTGGAAATTCCTTGTTGTCAATCAAGGCAGTATCCTCCTCTTTGTTTGTGAAAGATCTGAAAGATCCATCACTGAGTGGAAGAAGCTGAAGACCCACCAGTTCTCTGTATTGTCCATCACTCAGTATGTATTCCAAAATACAGAGTTTGTCTTCTTTACTGATGTTATGAACACCAGACCTGTGGAGAATCTCTCTGAGGAAGCTGGGGGTCACATGTTTTGGGTTAGTGTGTGCATAGGACTCGATGGCCCTAACTACAGTAGCTGGTAAACTCACAAGATTTTCTCCACAGGAAACCAAAGTCCTTTTAATGGCAGATAATGTCTCAGATTTTGTTGGACCGTTACAGGGTATCACAGCTTCTGATAGAGGGATAAACTGTGTTTCATCTCTGGCAAGAGTGAGAACAGCCATGTTCTCATTGAATAAGTGATGAAAAACCTCCACAGCAATATTGAGCCATTTGTCTTTGTGCTGCATTTGAGTAACATCAGGCCACAGGTTGTACACAGAAGACACAGGAAAAGCAGATTGTTGACAAAGTTGGATGGCATCTTGAATGAGCATCACAGTATGCTTGGGGAAGAACCTCCTTCACTAGCAATTCATTCCACAAAGCATGTTCGTCATGTTTCTGatcttcttcttgccacttgaTGTGTCTTCTGTTGTCTGTAAGACCAAAGCAGGCATTGACATGAACTGGGAGACCGGTCTTGTTGGATTCGTTGTTTGGTAGAGGGAGAAAACAGCTCAGTCGGCCCTGAAAACAGTCTCTCTGCTCATCAAGGGGGAATGCCAAGTCAACTCTGGGTAAAAAACTCAACTTTTTGGCAAGAAGATCAAGGTTTGGCATTTTGCTCTCTTTCATAGTGTATGTTGTTACAAgccattttgtttctttctgctcttttgaatttagggtgatgcctttgaaTCTTGTCAAACCTTCAATGTCATCTTCTTGCTTTAGAagaagttttgtttgttctgAGAATTTCACTTCAAGCCTGGTGGTAACAGTGCCATCCTCACTAATATGAATCAAGGACACAGAGCtcacatttttcaaaaagaGGAGGTTTAAATCTGCATCTGCAATGAAGCTATCAAAAAGCTCAGCCATTTTATCTGAATCATACAGATTGTCTGAAATCTCTGATGCCTTGTTGCGTAACGGGAACCTGAAAAGTGTCCCAGAGAAGTACTGATTCTCTATGATTTTACACCATTCTTGTTTGCCTACAAGTGAAACTAGGTCTCTGTAGGGTTGAAACTGGTCATTCATCGTCATTAAAGATTCTTGATGTTCTTCATCATCCAATGACCAAAGAAACCCTCCATTTCTTTctccaaatattttttcttgtgGGTCCATTAGGCCAAGGTGCCCTGAGCTGAATATACTTGGTACATCTGTgggtaaaatgaaaacatgttttccaaTTAATTATTCTGTCTAGGTTCTCCTAAAACGCCTTCTAAATTCATAttaataactgtacataatGTAAGTGTGCAACCTAAGATATTCACCTGTGATGTGATAAACAGAGTTGAAGCCAATGCCAAATCTCCCGATTTTGTTTGGGTCGTTGATCTTACCACTTCTTCCTGCCTTTTGAATTCTTTCCCAGTCTTCATCAGTAAATACTGCATTGTTGTAGGCATAAAGAGCAGGACCTATGCAAGACAAAGTTATACATACAATGACTTGGCATACAAAACCAGATACTTTATACCATGtattttaaataacttgtttttttcccctcagtgTCAGACTAAATGTGTCTTGCTTTAGGTCATTTAGGATTACTaacattatttctatttgataaataccagaataatgaaaaacagacatttcaGAGATTTTAGAGAAAGTTTACATACACAAAGTTACTACAGATCAGGCCAACAAAGAAGACAGTCACTGTGTGGCACAGGGATGCAGCCATGGTGCTCCAGGACTGTTTTCAGTGCACagactgtcttcagagaggCAGCTACGCACGCTAAGAGGTGGACCTGGAGGAATAAACCTCCAAGTGTAGTCATGATGTCACCACCACTAGGACAGTAACCTGCTTTCCGAACCAGAAAGTCTGGCTGAATACAGAGGTGAGGGCTCTGCTGAAAGCTAGGAATGCTGTGTTCAGGATAGGGGAGGCATCAGCACTTAGAGAGGCGAGAAAAGGACTGCCTGCTGGCGTTGCGAGGGCCAAAGTCACACACGGCCAGAAAATTCAGGGTCATTTTACCACCAACCATGTGGAGGTTCATCAAGTGCATCACATACTACAACACCAGAGTTGCACAATGCCTAAGGAACTTCTCCTTGCCACAGTTGAGTAGGCCTGTCATGATAAACAATGAATCAATTATTTGCATAACTGAAATTTATCgcatgaataattaaaatgagcATGATAATTTCGGTTTGcgttcttgtttgtttttccagtcTCTTTTTACTAAAGAGACTGGATGACAAAAGTTTCACTCCGGCGCATCGGTCTCCCCTCAGCCCTCCCCTTCTCGTTTAGCGTAGGGAGAAGTGGACCTTTGCGTCAGGTACATGTCAGGTGCATGGTCTTGTTACGTACCTCATAGTGTAAGCAGAAGAGCTCCATGAGGAGCAGCAAGCCGCAGAAACGCTAGTTGAGATTTGGAAGAACACAGATCGTTTCATAGCCGAACGCGACAGCTGTAGTGCGAGAGCAGGAATGTCGCATTTGTTGTAAAACAGTAACAACAAAAAGCGTCAATCAGATGTTGCCAAACTTTTTCATTGGTCGTCATTTAGACTGACAGGGTCAAACAATGTGGTCATAATCTAGTTTTAACCGtcccttcatttattttaaaatgataataattaaacattcggtggcatttattttaattcattttaatttccgCATGTTCGTGCGTCCTTGGATATATCCGTTTGTCATGTTGGCTTTTTTACATGTTGCACAAACTTTTTCCATCCTTCCTTCTCAGCCAGAAGACCTCCTGCTCCCACAGCTCGCTTGCTCGCTCCGTAGTTGCCAAGGCTGATTACTTGTTCTTCATTTTCCACTGCATCAGTCCCTCTTTTATCAACACCACCGTCATATTTGGGCTTTTTGAAGAAGCTTCGGGACACTCGGCTGCCGGGACATTTTTCTGAGTGAAACCAACGAGGTCATGCATCAAGGTCATACATGCAAGATTTTTTTCATGGGGGCCAAAATCCCCAGCGGTGCTCCTGGTCACcactatttaaatgtttaccacTGTTATTGCCTCACACCTAGTCACAATTTATGTGTTAATCTGTGGTACACATCACCATGGTGATCATCAGGAAGAGTATTGGTGAGAAAACTTTGATGAAATTACTTTGGTTTAAGATTCCAGTGTACTTATAGggcttttttaatttatttaaaaggtccTTATGTATAGTTTTGGTTTACCAGCAGAAGCATAAATAACACTTAGGTTTTTGAATACATAAAATGATATTGATCTATGATTAAAGTTTGATATTGAGTGAAATTGAATGTCTGAGAGCAATGCAGTGTGGCTTCAATTCCCCACCTCACCATCTGTGTCGTCAGTTTCCCCCATCTCAAAAACCCGCATATGTGTGGGTCAGAGTTTCAGTAAAGGACCATACATTCCCccttaaagtttgttttttatacatcACAACCTTTGCATGATGTATCCCAGTTTCAAACCCCGTGTTGTGCGTACAACACGTTTATATATGAGACCCCTGATCTTAGTCCTACAGAAAATCTACGATGCAGGGCTAAAATGTGTTTGTCTTCAAGGTGGCCCACAAACCTGACTTAGTTCCACCAGTTCTGTTAGGAAGAATGGGTCAAACTTCCTTCAAAGAATTTAGTGAGGATACAAAGGTTGTGTATCTTTTTATCCAGGTttttgtaaacatctggtttcaactgtatgtcTCTTCTTTAACACACTTAACCTTGAAACACTAGCATAAACTGATGAAGGTAAAACACAACAAGCATTTGAATGtaggaaaacctttaaaaaagtaCTATTCTCTTGCCGAATATTTGCTAGGAATAACTAGGAATAAAATTTTCATTacttaatataatataatataatataatataatataatataatataatataatataatataaataccTTGGAATTTTCCCAGCTCATCAGTCCAGAGACTTTCTGTCTTGTAGCTCCTCTTATCATGGATGAAAACAACTTCTGTGGCTTGAGCGTCATCTGCATTTTGAATCAGTTCCTGAACATAagacaaggcaagtttatttgtatagcacatttcagtaacaagacaattaaaagtgctttacatgatgacaaAAAACATTCACAAAGTAAATTCcagtggcatgataaaggaaaggaaagtagagaaaagttggactacagattGAAATTAATGACctcaacatttttgtaaaatccACTGCCTCGGTGCTATTTGGTCCGTATTTTTTCTTAAcataagataaaacattttccctGAGGAGGAGGCAATTCCTTAGAAATCTTCTGGCCCATTACACGTCTGGGTGATGGTGGAATATTCTTTTAAAACTTGTCCACGTCTGGATCAAAGGTCAAAGCCTTTGTTGGCACTCTGTAACCTTCCCATGAACTATTGTTAGGAGAGCCCAACCACGGTCAGTTGGGTAGGGGTCTTCTGCAGTAAATTGCTTCTCACTGCACACAACAAGGTCTGCCTAGCTCAGTTCTAAGGTGGAAATTCTCATATCACCTTTTGTCCCTATAGAaaactttattataatttaaacatttaatctaATTAGCAGGACCTTTTtaacttttatcattttaaatattttgtaatttttgatTTTTAGGTCTTTGGTTATATAGTGTGTTAATTTTTTGCACTCGATGCTTTTACGCCCatattttcttaacataaaatcaaatgtttctccTTGGAGAGGATGTAACTCCATAGAACAGTTCTGACCGATTATGTCTCTCGATAATGGGGGAATATTGCCTCTAAAACTGGTCTATACCTTCGTCCTAACTTCCTCTAGGAGAGCCAGGCTCAGCCATAGTCTGTCGGGGaggttttttttacaatgaacTACTTCTCACTGTGGACAGCGATGTCCTTCACGCTATGTTCAACAGTGGAAAATTCTGATAAACCTTTAACCCCACTGGAAACttttacaaatatgttttaGTTAATGGTTTACAAAAGCAATGGgattttaaccttgatttaaaagaactaaGGGATTAAACATTTCTGGTTTCCTGCAaatttgttccagattagtggaacaTAAGAACTGAAACTGCATCTCCATATTTGGTTCTGGGGAGGCAAAGTAGACTTGAACTAGAAGACCAGGGAGGTCTGGAAGTTTGACACAACAGCAATAGATCTTTAATGCATTTTGGttctaagccattcagtgacttaaaaacaaacaggagaaTTCTAATGTTTATTCTCTGAGTTACAGGGAGACAGTgtaagtattttaaaaatagatCGATGTGAACTTAGATATATGACTGTTAAGAAGGCCTAGCGTAGCAAACCTTGCCCTACAACTTTACATTTTCAACAATAAAACCTTTCTATTATGTCTTCTGAAGATATATACTCAAGACTACTAGTACAAGTCAATAGCTGAAATCAACAAGGGAGCTTTCATCACTCTGTCTAGCATTTTATGCTAGTTTTTTGctaacatttcaatatttttgtaaaaattatttcaacatgttgggacccacatCCATGGaaacaacgtgaaaggccagtacagactttcctggaactttcaaaataaattgcattaacctgcTTCCGGCagagccaggaaacggggtagctacggacttcctgtgacgtcactgtccaaataaaagcaccgctcttgctacatcctgcctcttccacacggcctccagagggaccggataggggggacagcgcgctaatgtctctttgctggcaaaaagacataaactcttcaaactggatccaagggtgtcataagatcatgcgatcatatgcacaagataattacaaatgaatcactgtctgtgtatccggtagattcattcatgaacggggtaatcaaggtacaagcatttcttgtctgttctctctgagatctgcagaagcgaactgtttccagagagttcccagcacgacgTCGAGTGCAGCAGTTTCCCAAAGAAGGACAGCGgccccgcatcaccgtggttacggtaacgtgcaatgtggtcagcggacagaacgggccgccaAGCCACAGCTCCGTAGGtaagctggaagctaacc contains the following coding sequences:
- the LOC124870861 gene encoding sacsin-like; protein product: MSEKTRNKSRSFGATAPPFLDYLKDILRRYPDGGQILKELIQNADDAQATEVVFIHDKRSYKTESLWTDELGKFQGPALYAYNNAVFTDEDWERIQKAGRSGKINDPNKIGRFGIGFNSVYHITDVPSIFSSGHLGLMDPQEKIFGERNGGFLWSLDDEEHQESLMTMNDQFQPYRDLVSLVGKQEWCKIIENQYFSGTLFRFPLRNKASEISDNLYDSDKMAELFDSFIADADLNLLFLKNVSSVSLIHISEDGTVTTRLEVKFSEQTKLLLKQEDDIEGLTRFKGITLNSKEQKETKWLVTTYTMKESKMPNLDLLAKKLSFLPRVDLAFPLDEQRDCFQGRLSCFLPLPNNESNKTGLPVHVNACFGLTDNRRHIKWQEEDQKHDEHALWNELLVKEVLP